One window of Pseudomonas sp. ML2-2023-3 genomic DNA carries:
- a CDS encoding acyl-CoA synthetase: MSIFEHGLEPTAVNHIALTPLSFIERTANVYPDYPAVIHGSIRRTWAQTYSRCRRLACALAGRGIGQGDTVAVMLPNIPAMLEAHFAVPMIDAVLNALNVRLDAEAIAFMLAHGEAKVLIADREFHDVVHAAVAMLDHPPLIIDVDDPEYGEGQPVSTLDYEALLAEGDPEYDWQWPADEWQAIALNYTSGTTGNPKGVVYHHRGAYLNSLGNQMVWAIGNHPVYLWTLPMFHCNGWCYPWIITALAGVHVFLRRVDPQKILTLIREHQVTHLCGAPIVLNALVNMPESAKAAIDHPVHAMVAGAAPPAKVIGAVEEMGIKVTHVYGLTEVYGPVTICAWHDKWDEQPLAERAQIKSRQGVRYPTLEGLMVADPKTLIPTPRDGETMGEIFMRGNTVMKGYLKNPSATAEAFEGGWFHTGDLAVCHADGYVEIRDRLKDIIISGGENISTIEVEGVLYRHPAVMEAAVVARPDEKWGETPCAFITLKADYQQVREIEIIAFCRDHLAGFKVPRTVVFTLLPKTSTGKIQKYVLRDMAKAL, from the coding sequence ATGTCGATTTTTGAGCACGGCCTTGAGCCGACTGCCGTAAACCATATTGCCCTGACCCCCCTGAGCTTCATCGAACGCACCGCCAACGTCTACCCCGACTACCCTGCCGTCATTCACGGCTCCATTCGCCGCACGTGGGCGCAGACGTACAGCCGGTGTCGCCGACTGGCCTGCGCACTTGCCGGGCGCGGGATTGGCCAGGGCGATACGGTGGCGGTGATGTTGCCCAACATTCCGGCCATGCTCGAGGCGCATTTTGCGGTGCCCATGATCGACGCAGTGCTCAACGCCCTGAACGTACGCCTGGACGCTGAAGCCATTGCCTTCATGCTGGCCCACGGCGAAGCCAAGGTGTTGATTGCCGACCGCGAATTCCATGACGTGGTCCATGCCGCTGTCGCCATGCTCGACCATCCGCCGCTGATCATCGATGTCGATGACCCTGAATATGGCGAAGGCCAGCCTGTCAGCACACTGGACTATGAAGCACTGCTGGCTGAAGGCGACCCCGAGTATGACTGGCAGTGGCCCGCAGACGAGTGGCAGGCCATTGCGCTCAACTATACGTCGGGCACCACCGGCAACCCGAAGGGCGTGGTGTATCACCATCGCGGGGCCTACCTCAACTCCCTGGGCAACCAGATGGTCTGGGCCATCGGCAACCATCCCGTGTACCTGTGGACCCTGCCGATGTTCCACTGCAACGGCTGGTGCTACCCGTGGATCATTACGGCATTGGCGGGTGTGCATGTGTTTCTGCGCCGGGTTGATCCGCAAAAAATCCTCACTCTGATTCGCGAGCATCAGGTCACTCACTTGTGCGGTGCGCCGATTGTGCTGAATGCACTGGTCAATATGCCCGAGTCAGCCAAGGCCGCCATCGACCACCCGGTACATGCAATGGTTGCAGGGGCGGCGCCACCGGCCAAAGTCATTGGCGCCGTGGAAGAAATGGGCATCAAGGTGACCCATGTTTATGGCCTGACCGAAGTGTATGGGCCCGTCACCATTTGTGCCTGGCATGACAAGTGGGACGAGCAGCCATTGGCCGAACGAGCACAGATAAAGTCCCGTCAGGGCGTACGCTACCCCACGCTGGAAGGGCTGATGGTGGCCGACCCCAAGACCCTGATCCCCACGCCCCGTGACGGCGAAACCATGGGCGAGATCTTCATGCGCGGCAACACGGTGATGAAGGGATACCTGAAGAACCCCAGCGCCACGGCCGAAGCCTTCGAGGGCGGCTGGTTCCATACCGGCGACCTGGCGGTATGTCATGCGGACGGTTATGTCGAAATTCGTGACCGCCTCAAGGACATCATCATTTCCGGTGGCGAGAACATCTCAACCATCGAGGTCGAAGGCGTGCTGTATCGCCATCCCGCCGTGATGGAGGCCGCCGTGGTTGCACGCCCGGATGAAAAATGGGGCGAGACCCCCTGCGCCTTTATCACCCTGAAGGCTGATTACCAGCAGGTACGCGAGATAGAAATCATCGCCTTTTGCCGCGATCACCTGGCCGGTTTCAAGGTGCCACGTACAGTGGTGTTTACCCTGTTGCCCAAGACCTCTACGGGGAAAATCCAGAAATACGTACTGCGCGACATGGCCAAAGCGCTGTAA
- the bcsG gene encoding cellulose biosynthesis protein BcsG, with the protein MSLFKSDAPAQKIAGPWRGLGAWNLYFLAKFLLAWTGHLNLQILPNLIFAVVLLIPIANPVLRRARTLIAILVAVALLYQDTWFPPFSRLLAQPGVLDFSFDYVVELLGRFIDWQVCAMLLLLIVGYLFLNQWLRLTTFTLLGFAWLGMGNLQWLLPPSVAPQMAGTQAVTGGQTSSVGEPDDATLNGYLDKFYLTESTRKVDFKEPVVKPPPFDLLVINICSMAWDDLEAVGLRDNTLFSQMDVIFDNFNSATAYSGPAAIRLMRASCGQTSHAQLYKQPADQCLLFDDLRKLGFSNELMLNHTGAFDGFLQEVREQGQLPPPALGVVPAGLPRTYVGFDGSPIWRDRDVLGKWWQHRMAEDTPNMALFYNTTSLHDGNRQVQSDGGTQPADYSSRAQVLLDDLNAFLKELQKSGRRVVVAIVPEHGAALHGDRMQIAGMREIPSDSITHVPVGIKLINMGDNGQSSPVHISEPSSYLAVAEIIARLYADPALSNGQTVDWSRLLTNLPQTPKVSENSGTVVLDYNGKPYVRIKENGGWLPYPQRFK; encoded by the coding sequence ATGAGTCTGTTTAAGTCTGACGCACCGGCGCAAAAAATTGCCGGACCCTGGCGCGGCCTGGGAGCCTGGAACCTGTATTTCCTGGCCAAGTTCCTGCTGGCCTGGACAGGGCACCTGAATCTCCAGATATTGCCCAACCTGATTTTTGCGGTGGTGTTGCTGATCCCGATCGCCAACCCTGTGCTGCGCCGTGCGCGCACCCTGATTGCGATCCTGGTGGCCGTGGCGCTGCTGTATCAGGACACCTGGTTCCCGCCCTTCTCCCGGTTGCTGGCACAGCCCGGGGTACTGGATTTCTCCTTTGACTACGTGGTCGAGTTGCTGGGGCGATTCATCGACTGGCAAGTGTGCGCCATGTTGCTGCTGTTGATCGTGGGCTACCTGTTCCTCAATCAGTGGCTGCGCCTGACGACCTTCACCCTGCTGGGTTTTGCCTGGCTGGGCATGGGTAACCTGCAATGGCTGCTGCCCCCTTCGGTCGCGCCACAAATGGCCGGCACTCAAGCCGTTACCGGTGGACAAACCAGCAGCGTGGGCGAGCCTGACGATGCGACGCTCAATGGTTATCTGGACAAGTTTTACCTCACTGAATCGACCCGCAAAGTCGACTTCAAGGAGCCTGTCGTCAAGCCGCCGCCTTTTGACCTGTTGGTGATCAACATTTGCTCCATGGCCTGGGATGACCTTGAAGCCGTGGGCTTGCGCGATAACACGCTGTTCAGTCAGATGGACGTGATTTTCGACAACTTCAACTCGGCCACCGCCTACAGTGGCCCTGCAGCTATCCGTTTGATGCGCGCCAGTTGCGGCCAGACCTCCCATGCACAGCTCTACAAGCAACCGGCAGATCAATGCCTGTTGTTCGATGACTTGCGCAAGCTGGGTTTCTCCAACGAGCTGATGCTCAACCACACGGGTGCATTCGACGGCTTCCTCCAGGAAGTCCGCGAGCAGGGCCAGTTGCCGCCTCCGGCACTGGGCGTAGTCCCTGCAGGCCTGCCAAGGACGTACGTAGGTTTTGATGGCTCACCTATCTGGCGCGACCGCGATGTATTGGGCAAGTGGTGGCAACACCGCATGGCCGAGGACACGCCCAACATGGCGCTGTTCTACAACACCACCAGCCTGCATGACGGCAACCGGCAAGTGCAGTCTGATGGCGGCACCCAGCCAGCTGACTACAGCAGCCGCGCACAGGTCCTGCTCGACGACCTCAATGCGTTCCTCAAGGAACTGCAAAAGAGTGGACGCCGCGTGGTGGTGGCCATCGTTCCCGAACATGGTGCCGCGCTGCATGGTGACCGCATGCAGATTGCCGGGATGCGCGAAATCCCGAGCGACTCGATCACCCACGTACCGGTTGGCATCAAGCTGATCAACATGGGCGATAACGGCCAATCCTCGCCCGTCCATATCAGCGAGCCAAGCAGCTACCTGGCGGTCGCCGAAATCATAGCGCGCCTGTATGCCGACCCGGCACTGAGCAATGGCCAGACCGTGGACTGGTCCAGACTGCTGACCAATCTTCCACAAACCCCGAAAGTATCTGAAAACTCAGGGACCGTCGTGCTTGATTACAACGGCAAGCCCTATGTGCGAATCAAGGAGAACGGCGGATGGCTGCCTTACCCACAGCGGTTCAAATAA
- the bcsF gene encoding cellulose biosynthesis protein BcsF, with protein MTFLELIDVIALTCVVTILLTLFWQRIRMFLKKHFEQYLSPRYMKSCGVRRRMPASPAQRTPDESV; from the coding sequence ATGACGTTCCTTGAGCTGATCGATGTCATTGCATTGACCTGTGTGGTCACCATACTGCTGACGCTGTTCTGGCAGCGCATCCGGATGTTCCTGAAAAAGCATTTCGAGCAGTACCTGTCACCTCGCTATATGAAATCGTGCGGCGTCAGACGTCGCATGCCTGCCAGCCCTGCTCAGAGAACGCCTGATGAGTCTGTTTAA
- a CDS encoding antibiotic biosynthesis monooxygenase yields the protein MSQIIKIVATLRAKPGHGRTVEQALRACVEGSRAEPGCRFYDLHVDRTDPECFVFIEGWADMEAIEHHKTTPHYQAMTHAVGDLLAHREVLLLDELSI from the coding sequence ATGTCTCAAATCATCAAAATTGTGGCCACATTGCGCGCCAAACCTGGTCATGGCAGAACGGTAGAACAGGCCCTGCGCGCCTGTGTCGAAGGCTCCCGAGCCGAGCCTGGCTGTCGTTTCTATGACCTGCACGTGGATCGAACCGATCCTGAGTGCTTTGTATTCATTGAAGGCTGGGCGGACATGGAGGCTATTGAGCACCACAAAACCACCCCGCACTATCAGGCGATGACCCATGCGGTGGGTGATCTGCTGGCCCACCGTGAAGTGTTGCTGCTGGACGAACTGAGCATTTAA
- the bcsQ gene encoding cellulose biosynthesis protein BcsQ has translation MIAMSLRGVRGGVGTSSTLAALGHALHELGQRVLLVDMCPENSLGLHFNMDLAPCEGWARATLDQQPWHEHAWCVEPGLCVLPYGQLQPVEFIQLDGLLLEQPQLWSQRQAAMADAFDWILFDLPQRLPGHMANPHCSISIMVLNADAACHVLLQPQLAQTPLFLVNRFDAASQLQRDLLLIWQHRYAQALVPVNLHADEAMGEALARSEPAGRYAPTSLIALDVISLASWCLLRGRRAE, from the coding sequence ATGATTGCCATGAGTTTGCGTGGCGTGCGCGGTGGCGTGGGTACCAGCTCAACCCTGGCGGCGCTGGGCCATGCGCTGCATGAGCTGGGACAGAGGGTCCTGCTGGTGGACATGTGCCCGGAGAACTCCCTCGGCCTGCATTTCAACATGGACCTGGCACCCTGCGAGGGCTGGGCCCGGGCGACTCTGGATCAGCAACCCTGGCATGAGCATGCATGGTGTGTAGAGCCCGGCCTGTGCGTGCTGCCCTACGGGCAACTGCAACCGGTCGAATTCATCCAGCTCGACGGCCTGCTACTTGAGCAGCCACAACTCTGGAGTCAGCGCCAGGCCGCGATGGCAGACGCCTTTGACTGGATACTGTTCGATCTGCCGCAGCGCTTGCCAGGCCACATGGCCAACCCGCACTGCAGTATTTCAATCATGGTGCTCAACGCCGACGCCGCCTGCCACGTATTGTTGCAACCGCAACTGGCGCAAACGCCGCTGTTTCTGGTCAACCGTTTCGATGCCGCCAGCCAGCTGCAACGGGATCTGCTGCTGATCTGGCAGCACCGCTATGCCCAGGCACTGGTGCCTGTGAACCTGCACGCAGACGAAGCCATGGGTGAAGCCCTGGCCAGAAGCGAGCCCGCAGGACGCTATGCACCCACCAGCCTGATTGCACTGGATGTCATCAGCCTGGCCAGTTGGTGCCTGCTTCGCGGCAGGAGGGCTGAATGA
- the bcsE gene encoding cellulose biosynthesis protein BcsE, translated as MVHISLAISGLLDQQIVLRAGGLYWVTVDHSTDAKLLARQFLEALPESVPATLIAGAGSVQQIISDMAPDRGPGKLKLFEIAQRIIEPGLATLTRDLGRAGILPSSQILLVLPSNTWAESTTAIQLQRWIERIRGWLLERNATLLVITHGEAALLHAQLLQLNQTLSGLSRLYRFNGDLRYQLHFWHNELGVTAGQEFKLTDKGNALTLIPQAVVDTQPRVADDQHVYLAERTVLEGAPPMSKHWYLFEGREALLEAAESARAATVIVGIDNSYQLLELAQQLHDLREHCGPELKIVVREMEPSVRYRDERLLLACGANMIVPDGTLLSRFLSMIESIQGQRWQYTQSIDFKTLLERQRPPQIRGLVSPNDFYEAVSQIYRDSSGEVTHQLMKFEPVPGLGEELFLNQMCLRRFGDFACLLDGELYLFLFACRADGLEPALGNICRLPWRDMFTQRRMLSGPSDLPAQTFTKARAVPAHLHIPVEAPAIMPTPGVSERAPLNPQRFTLPLSEPQS; from the coding sequence TTGGTTCATATCAGTTTGGCCATCAGCGGATTGCTGGATCAACAGATTGTGTTGCGCGCAGGCGGCTTGTATTGGGTCACGGTCGATCACTCGACTGACGCAAAACTGCTGGCAAGGCAATTTCTTGAAGCATTACCCGAAAGCGTGCCAGCCACGCTGATTGCAGGTGCCGGTTCGGTCCAGCAGATCATCAGCGATATGGCACCCGATCGCGGTCCCGGCAAGCTCAAGCTGTTTGAAATCGCCCAGAGAATCATAGAGCCTGGACTGGCCACGCTGACCCGCGATCTTGGCCGTGCCGGCATACTCCCTTCAAGCCAGATCCTGCTGGTGCTGCCCTCGAACACTTGGGCCGAATCGACTACGGCCATCCAGTTGCAACGCTGGATCGAGCGCATACGCGGGTGGCTGCTTGAGCGCAACGCAACGCTATTGGTGATTACCCACGGCGAAGCTGCGCTGCTGCATGCCCAATTGCTGCAACTTAACCAGACCCTGTCCGGTTTAAGTCGCCTGTACCGCTTCAACGGCGATCTGCGCTACCAATTGCACTTCTGGCACAACGAACTGGGTGTAACTGCTGGCCAGGAATTCAAACTCACCGATAAAGGCAATGCCCTGACGCTGATTCCCCAAGCGGTGGTCGATACCCAGCCACGGGTGGCCGACGATCAGCACGTGTACCTCGCCGAGCGCACCGTACTGGAAGGTGCGCCGCCGATGTCTAAACACTGGTACCTGTTCGAAGGCCGTGAGGCGTTGCTTGAAGCCGCCGAGTCTGCCCGTGCGGCCACCGTTATCGTGGGCATCGACAATAGTTACCAGCTACTCGAACTGGCCCAGCAGCTGCACGACTTACGGGAACATTGCGGCCCCGAACTGAAAATCGTCGTACGTGAAATGGAGCCGTCGGTGCGCTATCGCGACGAGCGCCTGCTGCTGGCGTGTGGCGCCAACATGATCGTTCCCGACGGCACACTGCTTTCCAGGTTCCTGAGCATGATCGAAAGCATTCAGGGCCAACGCTGGCAATACACCCAGAGCATCGACTTCAAGACGCTGCTTGAGCGTCAGCGCCCGCCTCAGATTCGCGGGCTGGTCAGCCCCAATGACTTTTATGAGGCCGTATCGCAGATCTACAGGGACAGCTCAGGTGAAGTGACCCATCAGCTGATGAAGTTCGAGCCTGTACCGGGACTGGGCGAGGAACTGTTTTTGAACCAGATGTGCCTTCGTCGTTTTGGCGACTTCGCCTGCCTGCTGGACGGTGAGCTGTACCTGTTTCTGTTTGCCTGCCGTGCAGATGGACTGGAGCCGGCACTGGGCAACATCTGTCGTCTGCCCTGGCGTGACATGTTCACCCAGCGCCGCATGTTGAGCGGGCCTTCCGACCTGCCTGCACAGACCTTCACAAAGGCCCGGGCGGTACCGGCGCATTTGCATATCCCCGTCGAGGCACCGGCCATCATGCCGACACCGGGCGTCAGTGAGCGTGCACCGCTAAATCCTCAACGATTCACGCTTCCTCTCAGTGAGCCACAGTCATGA
- a CDS encoding DUF465 domain-containing protein: MPVKHDLLQDLGLTKEAVSKFRSENPHLNQLFVQYGEKDAEVVEAEANDAIGVADDVLRKLKEQRLLIKDKIAQILSA, encoded by the coding sequence ATGCCAGTCAAGCACGACTTGTTACAGGACTTGGGGCTTACCAAAGAGGCCGTCAGCAAGTTTCGCAGCGAAAACCCTCATCTGAATCAGCTGTTTGTGCAGTACGGCGAAAAAGATGCCGAAGTGGTTGAGGCTGAAGCCAACGATGCAATAGGGGTTGCGGATGATGTGCTGCGCAAGCTCAAGGAGCAGCGCCTCCTTATCAAGGATAAAATCGCGCAAATCTTGAGCGCTTAA
- a CDS encoding acyl-CoA dehydrogenase C-terminal domain-containing protein: MPDFNAPLRDMRFVLHELFEAPALWARLPALADHVDADTSDAILEEAAKVTGQLIAPLNRSGDEQGAQWYAGQVTTPKGFKSAYDTYIEGGWVGLSGNPEFGGLGMPKMLAVQFEEMLYGANASFALYSALTSGACLAIDAHASEALKRIFLPPMYEGRWAGSMCLTEAHSGTDLGIIRTRAEPLPDGSFSISGSKIFITGGDQDLTENIIHLVLAKLPDAPAGPRGISLFLVPKVLLNDDGSLGQGNAVSCGSIEHKMGIKASATCVINFDGAQGWLIGDANKGLAAMFTMMNYERLSIGIQGIGCAEASYQNARAYACERLQGRAPTGAVAPEKIADPIIAHPDVRRMLLSMKAMTEGGRAFASYVGQQLDLAKFSPDPREQQDASTLVALLTPVAKAFFTDTGFDSCVLGQQVFGGHGYIREWGQEQLVRDVRIAQIYEGTNGIQALDLLDRKVIANGGASLRMFTAQIRDFAQSPGKPYASELLDAVQRLENVSDWLQARAKVNPNETGAACVEYLNLLGYVAYAWLWARMADVAQRSMDADPAFYSAKLATAQFYFSRLLPRTLSLEHTIRAGSESLYELDAAHF, translated from the coding sequence ATGCCTGATTTCAATGCCCCGCTTCGCGACATGCGCTTTGTCCTGCACGAACTGTTCGAGGCCCCTGCGCTTTGGGCCCGACTGCCCGCACTGGCCGATCATGTGGATGCCGATACAAGCGATGCGATTCTCGAAGAAGCCGCAAAAGTCACCGGCCAGTTGATTGCTCCACTCAACCGCAGTGGCGATGAGCAAGGTGCCCAGTGGTACGCAGGCCAGGTGACGACCCCCAAGGGCTTCAAGTCGGCCTATGACACCTACATCGAAGGCGGCTGGGTCGGCTTGTCGGGCAACCCTGAATTCGGCGGGCTTGGCATGCCGAAGATGCTGGCCGTGCAATTTGAAGAAATGCTCTACGGCGCCAACGCAAGCTTTGCCCTGTACTCGGCATTGACCAGCGGCGCCTGCCTGGCCATTGATGCCCACGCCAGTGAAGCCCTCAAACGCATCTTCCTGCCCCCGATGTATGAAGGTCGCTGGGCCGGTTCAATGTGTTTGACCGAGGCCCATTCCGGTACCGACCTCGGCATTATCCGTACCCGTGCCGAACCACTGCCGGACGGCAGTTTCAGCATCAGCGGCAGCAAGATATTCATCACCGGCGGCGACCAGGACCTGACCGAAAACATCATTCACCTGGTGCTGGCCAAACTGCCGGACGCGCCAGCCGGTCCACGGGGCATTTCGCTGTTCCTGGTGCCCAAGGTACTGCTCAATGACGATGGTTCCCTGGGTCAAGGCAATGCCGTGAGCTGTGGCTCCATCGAGCACAAAATGGGGATCAAGGCATCCGCCACCTGCGTGATCAATTTTGACGGTGCACAGGGCTGGTTGATTGGCGACGCCAACAAAGGCCTGGCAGCCATGTTCACCATGATGAATTACGAACGGCTGTCGATCGGCATTCAGGGCATTGGTTGCGCCGAAGCCTCCTATCAGAATGCCCGTGCCTATGCCTGCGAGCGCCTGCAAGGCCGAGCACCGACCGGAGCCGTGGCACCTGAAAAAATAGCCGACCCGATCATCGCTCATCCGGATGTGCGACGCATGCTGCTGAGCATGAAGGCCATGACCGAAGGCGGTCGGGCTTTCGCCAGCTACGTGGGTCAACAACTGGACCTCGCCAAGTTCTCACCCGACCCCCGGGAACAACAGGACGCCAGCACGCTGGTGGCCTTGCTCACGCCGGTGGCCAAAGCCTTTTTCACCGATACCGGGTTCGACAGTTGCGTGCTGGGGCAGCAAGTGTTTGGTGGCCACGGCTACATCCGTGAGTGGGGTCAGGAGCAGTTGGTCCGTGATGTGCGCATCGCCCAGATTTATGAAGGCACCAACGGGATCCAGGCACTGGATTTACTGGACCGTAAAGTGATCGCCAACGGCGGTGCAAGCCTGCGCATGTTTACCGCGCAGATCCGCGACTTTGCCCAAAGCCCCGGCAAACCTTACGCCAGCGAGTTGCTCGACGCGGTACAGCGTCTTGAAAACGTCAGTGACTGGTTGCAGGCTCGGGCCAAGGTCAACCCCAACGAAACCGGCGCCGCCTGCGTCGAGTACCTGAACCTGCTCGGGTATGTGGCGTACGCCTGGCTCTGGGCGCGCATGGCCGATGTGGCGCAGCGTTCGATGGATGCCGATCCGGCGTTCTATAGCGCCAAGCTGGCCACTGCGCAGTTCTACTTCAGCCGCCTGCTGCCGCGCACGTTGAGCCTTGAGCACACCATCCGGGCAGGCAGCGAATCCTTGTATGAGCTGGATGCCGCTCACTTTTAA
- the bcsR gene encoding cellulose biosynthesis protein BcsR, whose amino-acid sequence MAALPTAVQISADILSRKERADDIARLKSMMELHALEYIDVSAHMELLQAFERWPLLAYLEAQHTPPLDLDKDTEHTP is encoded by the coding sequence ATGGCTGCCTTACCCACAGCGGTTCAAATAAGCGCCGATATCCTTTCGCGCAAAGAGCGTGCCGATGATATCGCCCGGCTCAAGTCGATGATGGAATTGCACGCCCTGGAATACATCGACGTGTCGGCGCATATGGAGCTGTTGCAGGCTTTTGAGCGCTGGCCGTTGCTGGCGTATCTGGAGGCGCAGCACACGCCGCCCCTTGATCTGGATAAAGACACGGAGCACACCCCATGA